Sequence from the Cuniculiplasma divulgatum genome:
AACATTAAAACAGATTTTGTTGTTAGGAAAGAAGGATATGTTGAAATTCACGAGGTCAAGTCGAGCAAGGGACTGAAAAATGAGCACAAGCTTCAACTTGGCTTCTATCTCCTAAAACTGGAACAGGCTGGAATAAGAGCCGTGGGAATACTTAACTATCCAGAAACGAGAGAAACAGTTAAGGTCACGTTGGAAGATATACGGATCGAACTGATGGAAACCATTGGAAGCATTATTTCTGTTTTAAACGGTAATTGTCCCAAAAGGCTGGAGAGAACAAAGTGTAAGGGGTGTGCGTATTACGAATTATGCTATTCCAATCAAGAGGTGTTTTGACTGAGTGAACCGCTGTACCTGACGAAAGATGGAAAACTTGAAAGGAACGAGAATACAGTATACTTCGAGAACGAGGTTCAGAAATTTCCAATACCCATCGAACAGGTAAGTGAGATCTATTGTGTATCGCATATAACCATTACCAGCGGGGTAATTCACTTTTTGGCACAGAAAGAGATTCCAATACATTTCTTCAACCACTATGGCTATTACGAAGCCTCGCTTTGGCCTCGAAAGAAGGATGTAGCCGGACAAATTATCATTTCTCAGGCGAAAGCCTATCTTGATCCGGAAGTTAGATTCAGGCTTGCCTCGTCTTTTGTAATTGGAGCCGCAATGAACATTATTAACGTCATAAAAAGTCAGGGGAGAAAAGACATAGATCTAACGAAAAGGATAGATGAAATCAGGAATTACCTGGATAACATTCCTTCAAGCTCTCCCTCAATTCCAGCTTTAATGGGTATAGAGGGAAACATAAGGAGACTCTATTACTCAGCATTAGACGAAATCTTGCCAGATTGGCTAATGCTGGGCGCGAGAAAGTATAATCCTCCTGGGAATGCAGGGAATTCACTTATGAGCTTCTGTAATAGCCTCTCATACACAGCATGTCTGACTGAGATTTATCATACGCAGCTCGATCCTACCCTCAGCTTCCTTCACGAGCCCGGTGAAAGAAGGTTTAGTCTATCTCTGGACTTGGCTGAAATATTCAAACCAGCAATTACTGACAGAATTTTCCTGAAGTTAAGTAACAGAGGGCAATTGGATGCAACTCACTTTGATAATGATTTGCAAGGGACCGTATTATCTGAAAAAGGCCGGAGACTAGTCCTTAAAACTTTTCAGGAAAAAATGGAGGATACAATAACGCATAGGGGTCTGAAAAGGAAAGTTACCTACAGAAGATTGATAAGACTGGAATGCTATAAAGTCCTTAACGACATCACGCTTGGCGAACTGTACCATCCTTTGATTGCCTGGTGGTAGCTATGTTCTATATTGTTACATATGATGTGAATGAAGCAAGAGTCAATCATGTAAAGAAACTGCTTCGCGTGTTTCTCAAATGGGATCAAAATTCGGTGGTCTCAGGTGATTTAACTGATTCACAGTATAGGGAATTAAGAGACAGATTGGATAAGATATTGGA
This genomic interval carries:
- the cas4 gene encoding CRISPR-associated protein Cas4, whose protein sequence is MHFSYDNLTGTLVNYFGHCKRQAWLFARGFRMEGGSDLVRRGKWIDENTFLRSAEVNFVSQNIKTDFVVRKEGYVEIHEVKSSKGLKNEHKLQLGFYLLKLEQAGIRAVGILNYPETRETVKVTLEDIRIELMETIGSIISVLNGNCPKRLERTKCKGCAYYELCYSNQEVF
- the cas2 gene encoding CRISPR-associated endonuclease Cas2, with the translated sequence MFYIVTYDVNEARVNHVKKLLRVFLKWDQNSVVSGDLTDSQYRELRDRLDKILDKTQDHVIIFKSRSSKFLLREDIGTPKGFGEDDSLFI
- the cas1b gene encoding type I-B CRISPR-associated endonuclease Cas1b encodes the protein MTKDGKLERNENTVYFENEVQKFPIPIEQVSEIYCVSHITITSGVIHFLAQKEIPIHFFNHYGYYEASLWPRKKDVAGQIIISQAKAYLDPEVRFRLASSFVIGAAMNIINVIKSQGRKDIDLTKRIDEIRNYLDNIPSSSPSIPALMGIEGNIRRLYYSALDEILPDWLMLGARKYNPPGNAGNSLMSFCNSLSYTACLTEIYHTQLDPTLSFLHEPGERRFSLSLDLAEIFKPAITDRIFLKLSNRGQLDATHFDNDLQGTVLSEKGRRLVLKTFQEKMEDTITHRGLKRKVTYRRLIRLECYKVLNDITLGELYHPLIAWW